One Citrus sinensis cultivar Valencia sweet orange chromosome 5, DVS_A1.0, whole genome shotgun sequence genomic window, TGCCACTCCATGTGGTCCCACCTTACCAACAACTgaagaatttgtattttgtaatgtGCCAATGGAATTCAATTCCATACACCAGAGTTTACAGCATTCCATACCCATGAAGTAAGATTACAAGAAAGTTGCAACTAAACTTACAAAAACTAGCCTaaaaacacaaacaaaaacaGTATGCAATCAGTATCTAAAAAAAGTCAGCCAAGTTGATTCACCAGCTATTAAACTGAAGACCAATCATACGTGCATGTACAGACTACAGATACAGATGATGCAAATGCCAATTCCCTAACACTCTCAGGGAGCACTGATCTCAAGTAAACAAGAACCAAAAAGTTAACATGCACAACATAGATATAAGATTTCGATATCttcatgaaaaagaaaaatagtggAGCATTCAAAACACAGAATAGaaggggcaaaaaaaaaaaaggagaaaagaaaaaagaaaacttagtACATTCATAATTCAATAACCAAGAGAAGAATGCctaaatattcaaaagcaGGAAAACTAGCAACAAACATCTTCTCCCTTTAAAAACAGTGGAGAAAGTTCAATCCCATCTGAATTCTCACTGTTGTTCGCTTTCAGGCTTGGCCGCTTCTTTAATCTCGTCTGCTCCATCATCCTGATCAAAAACCAGAAATTGTTCAACATCAAAACAAACATCATTTCTAAACGTACAAAAGTGAGTGGAAAAACAGACTGAATATAGGACCTGCATGTCGGAGGTCCACAGAGTGAGGTTGTCACGAAGAAGTTGCATGATCAAAGTGCTATCCTTGTAGGACTCCTCACCCAGGGTATCCAACTCAGCAATTGCCTCGTCAAAAGCCTGGTAAATGCAACAACAGAACACAACAAAGCAAGCAAacttattaatttgaaaacagTAAATCATACACTATTTAATTGCTTTGTAGAGAATGCTAGAACTTATTAAACAAAGGCTATATCTGGTAAGAATTTTAATATCCGCAAACAGTACAAAGATCAGAATTCAATAACTAAAAGAGTATTCATTAATGAaccaaatacaataaaatcaacttgCCATTCTTCTTACACTTATAACTATTTTTGAGTGTAGTATCTAACAATTTACTAGGAAAGCTATAAGCCAGTTGCAGTTGCGAAACATCTTTTGTGTCCCATGCttcaataaacaaacaatGTGCATTATACCGCAAAGCTAAAGAGCCGAGGTTCTTTCTGCTAACGCTTTTAGGTTAtccatccaaggcatgcacgATGCAGCTACCTATTAATTAATGCAAACCAGGAACAATTAGTTTCGGTTCAGGTTTGCATACCTGCTTGGCCAAATTGCAAGCACGATCAGGAGAGTTCAGGATCTCATAGTAAAACACAGAGAAGTTCAGAGCCAGTCCTAAACGGATGGGATGAGTCGGAGCCAATTCTGCATTTGCAATATCCTGCAACAAGCaacataaaatgaatataCCACCACCAAAATTATATCATACACAGGAAAAGCCAGAGCAATATCCTCAAAGAAAGATTAAATTCCATATCTAAACTACATCTACTAAACAGCTAATAAAGGTAGCTATTGAATCtaaactatattaaaaaaatgcattaattagaaaataatatcaatctacaagggggggggggacttgaaagcaataaatataacaaagtcaaaaaaaaaattgctcgAGATTTCAGAAGGAGATGATAGATAACCTGAGCGGCTTTATAAGCAGTGAGGGTACTCTCGGCGGCTTCCTTACGCTCGGCTCCGGTCTTGAACTCAGCCAAGTACCTGTGATAATCTCCCTTCATCTTCAAATAGAAAACCTTGGAGTCACCAGAAGAAGCGCAAGGAATGAGGCGGGAGTCAAGAAGCTTCAAGATGCCGTCGCAGATCGAGGAAAGCTCGGTCTCGATCTTGGAGCGGTAATCTCGGATCGTGGAGACGTGGTCCTCGTTGCCGCGGCTCTCCTCTTTCTGTTCGATGGAGGAAATAATGCGCCAGCTGGCACGGCGGGCGCCGATGACGTTCTTGTAAGCGACGGAGAGGAGGTTGCGTTCCTCAACGGTGAGTTCCTCGCTGCTCTCGACGGAGGCGGAGACTTTTTCCATGAACTCGACCATTTCCTCGTAGCGCTCGGCTTGCTCAGCGAGCTTCGCCATGTAGACGTTCTCCTCGCGAGGCGAAGGCGTGGGTGTGGCTGCGGCGGccatttgtctttttttttttttttttggttgatgtGGTTGTCGTTTGAATGAATAGATCTGAGGGAGAGAgagtttgttttgaaattGGGGGAGAGAGGGGGGATTAATTTTTGGGGGTGGAGTTGGGACTGTTGGAATGGGAGGGGAAAGGGGAAGCGATGATCGCGTtgatgaagagagagaaacgggGGAGATTGATTGTGGGCCGTTGGATTCCTGAGAGTGATGGCCAGGTAAAAGTAGTTCCAATCAAGCTGGCATACACGGGGATTTTGATTCTGGCAAGGCAGGCTTAAAAGTTGGCTTTTACCCCTTTTTGCTTTCATtaatataattcattttctgttctttctttaaatttaaattttgaaaggcAGGTGGGTCTGTTCGTTTGGGCTGCCCACTTGAAAGCGGGCTGGCTCCGAGGGAGAATGGTcacgtctttttttttttttttttttttttttttataccaaGACAATGGATAATTTCGTAAATCTACCTCTGACGTCACCACTATTATGGCACACGGATAAGCTATTAAGTTGTTTTCACCAGCTTTGGTTTGAAGTTTATCCACTTGGTTAAATCGAAGTGACTGGAAACACAGAACAACTATGTTAAATGCCGTGAGCCATGCACATGTACATGTACAGTCTAGAAATTTAGATTATGACTTGATTAAGATGAGCCGTTTGTTTGTCGAAATGCTGACTGGGTGGGTTATATGAAAGACGAAGCAGAAAATGTTGAATTTTATAGAATATACAACGGCCAAGGGGCCAGTTCGACAAATTGTGGAGCATTtcgagaaaaaaaatgtccgctttcttattttatttttggttttggggGGCGTGGAATGCATGAATACGTCGGTGCCACGGAACACAACATGATTAGTTGCCCGAATTGTCCAAcgatttgtaaaattttcttcaacacGTAGCTTCCATTTCACAGACCCTTTGGCTTTTGAGTGTTGTTGTAGTCTAAGCTAAAAGCCAAACTCCGAATTACGATTATTGAAGTTGTTAACTCTAGTGTTTGATATATTTCCAAGGGTATTTGATGAAATGTCCGAATGACTAGTTTTGGAGGGGAAAACTCAGCTTTGATGAAAGAGCAGTGAATCAGGAAAATGAATGGTGACGTAGAATTGAAGATTACAGCCGGAAATCATAGGTTGAAAGAATGAGGGATTTGGGGGGTAAGAACAATGAACATTGTCCATGCAAGAACAGTTGCTCCAAACCAAAGATCAATTTGTagccattaattaaatcatagtTAGATACAGCTGTGAATTAGTACAATGTTACTTGtattaaacccaaaaaaaaaaaaaggctgatatatatttataacattGCTCTTCAGTCTCTTtctgtgtttattttttggtttagTTTTTCAGTGCTAATATCCAGCCCAAAGTGTACTTGTCTGTGGAAATATAAAACAGCCAGCATGGAGAAATAATCTAATGCAACTACGATGACTTTATAaccttaattttatattatattaccaCATTCACTGGATATTAAACTGATCGAGATGAGCTTTTGGAGCGGGCCACTAACTATATGAGAAATGGCTGTTTTTGCGTCATTGGTTGGACACTGCGGTGCCGAGCCAACTGTGCATATTAATTCCGAACATTTTGGTAACGCTTAACGAGTGACTGCTAGTGCGTTGCTTCCTTTGACCTTAACCCACTTACATATTTCTtttctacaataaaatttagtcTTGGAATAACATCAACAGctctaatgataataataaaactctccccaaaaaaaaaattatcaaaaacacCACAAGGTTGTTTTGTTATGTCAAATAAATGCCCATATTTTGGTTAGCACAGCTGCAACGGTAATTGTGGATGATGATTGTTTTTTTGAATGGTTGGTAATTATGGGTTTGAACTTTGAACTTTGAAATAGCCCAAATATCATAAGACATTCCGACATGTCCCAAAACTTAACCTACTTTTTGACTAATAATTTGTTTCATTACATAATCTTAACAAAAACTGTCTCACAATTTAAAAGTCGGTCCATCATACATTTATACTCCTAAtcaaaaatcaacaaaataaaggGTGCTGCTCACAGGTGGCAGGTCAATGAAGTAGCAGCTAtctatcttatttatttatttatttttatggcGAATCTTACCGCTCAAATTTGGCGTTTGGCCGCTGCCCACTAGCCCCACTAAACGGTTTCTGTAATCAGTAatctatataaataaatttatttagaaatgtTAGTTGCGTTGGTCTCGGGCagaagaagaatttttgtGTACCTACCACACCGATGGTCATTTCACTAACGTTTTCTTTACTATTTAAAGTAGGCTTTAGGTAAGACTCTCTCCCCCAATCTTTACACGTGCCAAATCTTTCCCTAATGTCGTAACTGCAGTCAAAATAATCTTAAATCTTTTACTTTCTTCTGCTTCCAAGactttttaacttaatgatgACGGTAACTTGCAAGCCGCGACCTCTGTTACCGGCTTGAGTTTCAGaagcctttttctttttttggtccTTCAAGTTCAAGCCTTGCAAAGAAGAGGAAATCATGGAGAGATATGAGATTGTGAAGGACATAGGGTCTGGGAACTTTGGGGTAGCCAAGCTTGTCAGAGACAAATGGACAAGGGAGCTTCTTGCTGTTAAGTTCATTGAGAGAGGCCAAAAGGTTTGGGAATATTGAATTGGACTAATTTTCCTATCTGGGTTTACCATCTTTTCCTCTTGGCTCTCTGTTTTTGGTTGATTGAGGTGTTTTGTTGGTCTTGCAGATTGACGAACATGTGCAGAGGGAAATCATGAACCACAGATCATTGAAGCATCCTAATATTGTCAGATTCAAAGAGGTATGGTTTTAAATGTCTAGATTTCTGAAAATGCTAATTTTCTTCTGTTGAGTGCTTAGATGCTGCATGCAATAGCAGCCAGTGTTCTGTTTGCATGTGCAAAGGTAACCTCTCTGGGTGTTCAGCTGCCCCGACCTTGTTTCCCGCTATATTTGTTTAAccataaaatagaaattttctCTTCCAAATTCTGTTGCGCGTTTATTTCTTGATAATTAACTTCAAACTACAAGCCTGTTTTGAGTTACCTTTATGGAAATGAAGCTACATAGCTTGCCAAAAATGCTACTAAATATATACACCAAATAGCATATGGCAGTTTGAAGTTAGTTATCTTGATGTTTCCCCTTCATTTTTAGATTATACGGGGTTGAAGTTTCAGGGCTTTGTTATTGGATAATCTACCTTCATGCTTAACTGGATATACCTGCATAACTTTTTGTCTTTAGCATCGGAAAGCCAAGATGAGAACCAATTCAATAGGTTGAACAACCCCCTTCACTTTATAGACCTCTATGCTCAAATTAGTATGAATCATTGCAAACTTAGTGTGATTATCAAAATCTGTTTTAGTTCAATAGCaaaatagtaataatgaaTATGTACATTGCATTTTGGGAAAGAGGATTCTACATATGATTTTTGAGGCTACTCTTTGTAGGTTCTGCTGACCCCTACTCATCTAGCCATAGTCATGGAATATGCTGCTGGAGGAGAACTGTTTGAGAGGATATGCAATACTGGCAGATTCAGTGAGGATGAGGTAAAGCATAAGGAGAACGATTCATTTGACATATTTGCTTcacataatattttgtttcctGGCTGTTTCACGGAGCAATTTTCATCCTAAATTCTTTCtgtgtggcatttgaaaagaGTGCTTATGATTGTATATTTTCTAAGAGTTtgttaataactaaaatttgaTTCATACGATTTTCTTATACTCTTATTCGTTTTTGCATCAGGCAAGGTTTTTCTTCCAGCAACTGATATCAGGAGTCAGTTATTGCCATTCTATGGTACTAAGTTTAATCCTTCTTCATTAAGATGTCCTTCTTTCAATAAATTGCAGTGTCTGACTTAAAGAGTTCTATGTTTTGCAGCAAATTTGTCACAGAGATCTCAAGCTTGAGAATACACTCTTGGATGGCAGCACTGCTCCACGTGTTAAGATATGTGACTTTGGGTACTCGAAGGTAATTATATTTGCTGATGCTAAAGAATCACGTCAAGCagtcaaaattaataatgtttacTCACTAATTATTCTTGTCTTATTTTGTAGTCTTCTGTGTTGCATTCTCAACCAAAATCTACAGTAGGAACCCCAGCATACATTGCACCCGAAGTTCtaactaaaaaagaatatgaTGGGAAGGTAAAATCCCATCTATCTTTCGCATTTTATTGGTGCTTGatcatttgatttaattaacaaatggAAAGATGTCTCTATTTCTAATCCTCAAGAACAACAGATTGCAGATGTTTGGTCTTGTGGGGTCACCTTATATGTGATGCTAGTTGGGGCATATCCTTTTGAAGATCCTGAAGATCCAAAAAACTTTAGAAAGACAATCGGTGTGAGTATTTACATGGACTGTTCACTGGTGTTCCTGAGTTGCACTCtcatttcattcttattttttgaagGTTTctgttaataatttattgcttATTGCAGCGAATACTCAGTGTCCACTACTCATTTCCAGATTATGTTAGAGTTTCCCTGGAGTGTAAACATCTACTTTCTAGGATTTTTGTGGCAAATTCCGAAAAGGTAATTTAGCGTCTGTGAAACTGAAAATGTAGCCAGCGGATTCCAACTTAAACATATAAGCTAGTTCAGCAGGCATGGGGAAGGATAAAGCAATGTCTTACTAGTCCCGTAACCACTATAATTTCATCTGCAAGTCCAAACACACAGTTTAATGTTGTTTATTATGTAAAGTTTACTTGCTAGTCATGCTACAAATTTTAGCACTTTTGTTGTAGGTATCTATGATTTGAGATATAGATGCATTCATACAATTGAGATAACATGCATTGTTAACTTCAGTCTGGTTATTTCTTTGCAGAGAATTACTATTCCAGAAATCAAAAACCATCCATGGTTCTTAAGAAACTTGCCCATAGAGCTTACAGAAGGAGGGAGCTGGCAAAGCCATGATGTAAATAACCCATCCCAAAGCCTTGAAGAAGTGCTGTCCCTAATACATGAAGCCACAAAACCCCTTGAGGCTCCCAGAGTCGGGGGACATTTACTTGGTAGCAGCATGGAACTTGATGACTTAGATGCTGATGCTGATCTTGAAGATACCGAGACAAGTGGCGATTTTGTGTGCCCATTGTGATCAAAGCATATAAATAAAGAGGTATTGTTTTCACCATCGCAAGAATCAGAATTTCGTTAGTGAATATGATTAAGTGATTACTCTATTACAAATCCTTTGTTTTAACATTTGGCACATTTATATATGATCTTTCTGTATCACCTGTGTTGTATAggtattaatataatatcttctttttttttaactacaaTTATATGCTGTTGGGAAAAGCATATCATAAAGCGAcctgatatatatataatatgattgtAGCACCTTCTAAATGTGTTGACGTGTAGGATTATTCATTCAGACTCCATGGATACTTCTAGGGCCagtttcctttttcatttgttgaatAAAGAAGGTTGAAAGTATTTCTTTTTGCTTATCTTAacatcataatttatattgtacCAAGAAGTCGAAAACCTGCTAAactaattattgtttattataacgatcttcaaaaatgctatcaacAGCTTGAAGAAGCGAGTGCTTTTTATCCTCACTTTCGTTCTTCTGCATCCAACGGGCTATAGAGTATGAGaggtttttcttttatctttttttacctccgattttctttctttttttttgggcggGGGGGGTTGTGGGGGTGGAGGGGCCTGTGGGTTATCTTGTATAAGAGGCAGGGTGCCCTGTTACTGTTGAATttgtatataagaatttatacaATATATTGTTTCATAGTCACAGCCAATAATGATAAAGTAGCCATGTTTTGAATGTCTCAATAGTGGACCCATGCTGTGAAAAGTGTACGCCTTCAATTTTATgcaaatttgaagaattaaattaattagtccATAGTGCAGTTCATGAAATGCTACAGGAATTTGAATCAATCAGACATTACATCACCTACCTGAAAGTCCTTGTTGATCGATAATTGGTACTGTGGCAAAATAGAgtataaaaattcaaacacgGAAATGAGAAGCTGAGCTTGCCTTCATGTGGGTACATTCAGTGGCATGCTTGATGATTCGAACGCCAAGACAATGGCTCCAACAGATTTATTACAGTAGCTCAATTTAAGCGTTAGATAATGTTACtttcaaattcttattttcttttcaaatgatTTATAGAGTTCATGTGTAAGTGTAACCAACCACTCAAGGAAAGGAAGACATAACAAAGACCAGAGAAACAATGTTTACGCAAAGCTTGAACATCGAGGTCTTACAGTACTTTTCCCCTTCATAGGAACAAATTTCAACACAATTTTGttgcaagaaacaaaatattttaccttttaaaaatggattaatatcataattatatatttgggaaaaatatattaattccttttttatttttgggataaattttacttaattaggaagggggtgggggggggggggggggggggggaagaacGTTTTCCTTTAATATAAAAGTACACGGACGATTTGAACaagaaaaatggttaattAGTCTTGGGTGACACatattttgacatattttaaaaatatgacacatattttgacatattttaaaaatatgacacatgtttaaaaatattcgAACGGGTGacattctattaaattttgcTTTTAACTTTAACTGGCCAAGGgtaaaattaggaaaaatagatttttttttccataaatcCAAAGGGATAAAAATATTGGATCTATATAATACTTTACAATTCATAAGAGATCTACTTTTTTATGTTCACAAATTAGTTTGATTcatcaagaaattatttgatttaacaaaaaaaaaagccttgtcaatttcatttttttatatattttttatttaaaaattaaaataagtgaATAGGGGTAGAAACATCATTTGTAACAAATTGTAAAcgtataaatatcattttataaataattgtaGGGGTAAGAacatcattttgtaattaatgtaGGAGGAGAATCATCATTTTGTAACTATTTTACTATTCCTTTTAAAGTTAACggtaaaaattaaagaaatgtCACCcactcaaatatttttaaagtatatATTACGTTCTTAAAATTTATCGAAACATGTATCACCTAagataattaagaaaaattgagCATGTAGTTAATTTTCATCTGCATGTACGTACATTGGAACAATTGAAATGTAAGGTTATATATGAGATTCTATTTCAACCATTCCCAAAAGCACAATTACAAACAGATAAGAGATAGATACTGCCTTTTATATAAAAGCTAATTAATCTCGTCGCTAACTGTCCAGTTttccattttattattttgtgtgGCTGTCGTGTCTGAATATTAGATGTATATAGATACTTCGATGATATTTTGATGCGtttaaggaaaattattttgatgatattttgacgTCGTCGGCTTCCGGCAAGTTACTCTTTACTTGACATTACCCATATGTTTTGATTCAAATATGTCCTATACAACGAAGATGGGATCGTCGGCAGAATGGAATTGGAGGTGATGTACGCATCCCTAATATAAAGCAGCCACCACAATGCCGCCATCATATGAAGGCAAATGAAGGTGAACCACTGTCACTTCTGATTGATCGGCAAATTTTGACCTATAATCAGGTTCCCAAGCATGCTTGGACAGCCGTGCTCTTCCAATAAGCCGCCATTGCTGAAAAAATTCACCATTTAGTAGATCACAAGATTCTCGATCCAGTGATGCCTTTTTTGCGATCATATGTCAACAATTACGGTCACCGGCAACGAAAATttgctttttaaattattaaatatttatactatttaataaaaaaaatatttattaaaaaagttcttgttaataaaaatattaattgttatatttttttgtaattatttaacaattatttgaagttaaaagtctttttttttttaacaaaatgttGACATTTTAGTCATTGTATAAGGACACCACACACTTAGgatcaatttaccaaacatgTATTCCAAACTTACTAAAAAGTAATTCTTTCATAATAagtttaccaaacattttatgaattactttaaaaag contains:
- the LOC102622535 gene encoding 14-3-3-like protein isoform X2, which codes for MAAAATPTPSPREENVYMAKLAEQAERYEEMVEFMEKVSASVESSEELTVEERNLLSVAYKNVIGARRASWRIISSIEQKEESRGNEDHVSTIRDYRSKIETELSSICDGILKLLDSRLIPCASSGDSKVFYLKMKGDYHRYLAEFKTGAERKEAAESTLTAYKAAQDIANAELAPTHPIRLGLALNFSVFYYEILNSPDRACNLAKQAFDEAIAELDTLGEESYKDSTLIMQLLRDNLTLWTSDMQDDGADEIKEAAKPESEQQ
- the LOC102622535 gene encoding 14-3-3-like protein isoform X1 — its product is MAAAATPTPSPREENVYMAKLAEQAERYEEMVEFMEKVSASVESSEELTVEERNLLSVAYKNVIGARRASWRIISSIEQKEESRGNEDHVSTIRDYRSKIETELSSICDGILKLLDSRLIPCASSGDSKVFYLKMKGDYHRYLAEFKTGAERKEAAESTLTAYKAAQDIANAELAPTHPIRLGLALNFSVFYYEILNSPDRACNLAKQAFDEAIAELDTLGEESYKDSTLIMQLLRDNLTLWTSDMQVLYSVCFSTHFCTFRNDVCFDVEQFLVFDQDDGADEIKEAAKPESEQQ
- the LOC102622831 gene encoding serine/threonine-protein kinase SAPK2 isoform X1, translating into MERYEIVKDIGSGNFGVAKLVRDKWTRELLAVKFIERGQKIDEHVQREIMNHRSLKHPNIVRFKEVLLTPTHLAIVMEYAAGGELFERICNTGRFSEDEARFFFQQLISGVSYCHSMQICHRDLKLENTLLDGSTAPRVKICDFGYSKSSVLHSQPKSTVGTPAYIAPEVLTKKEYDGKIADVWSCGVTLYVMLVGAYPFEDPEDPKNFRKTIGRILSVHYSFPDYVRVSLECKHLLSRIFVANSEKRITIPEIKNHPWFLRNLPIELTEGGSWQSHDVNNPSQSLEEVLSLIHEATKPLEAPRVGGHLLGSSMELDDLDADADLEDTETSGDFVCPL
- the LOC102622831 gene encoding serine/threonine-protein kinase SAPK2 isoform X2: MLHAIAASVLFACAKVLLTPTHLAIVMEYAAGGELFERICNTGRFSEDEARFFFQQLISGVSYCHSMQICHRDLKLENTLLDGSTAPRVKICDFGYSKSSVLHSQPKSTVGTPAYIAPEVLTKKEYDGKIADVWSCGVTLYVMLVGAYPFEDPEDPKNFRKTIGRILSVHYSFPDYVRVSLECKHLLSRIFVANSEKRITIPEIKNHPWFLRNLPIELTEGGSWQSHDVNNPSQSLEEVLSLIHEATKPLEAPRVGGHLLGSSMELDDLDADADLEDTETSGDFVCPL